Part of the Xenopus laevis strain J_2021 chromosome 2S, Xenopus_laevis_v10.1, whole genome shotgun sequence genome is shown below.
ttcttttctctctttctctctttctctcctttctctctttctcttctttctctcttgtactctctttctctctttctcttcttctctctttctctcttgctctctttctctcttttctctgctttcttctcttgctctctctctctcttttctctctctcgctcttctctctctctctctttcctctcTCTCGTCTCCTgtctgctctttctctctctttctctccttttcatctctctttctctctctttctctctcttgtctctctcttttcctctctttctctctctttcgctctcttttctctctctttctctctctttctctctctttctctctttctctcttttctctctttctctcgttcctctcttttctctctttctctctttctctctttctctctctttctctctttctctctctttctctacttTCCTACTctcatctctctttctctttctctctttctctctctctctcttgctctctctctctctctctcttctctctctctctctcttctttctctctctctctcttctcagtctattttctttcttctttctcctttctcttctttctctctcttctctctctctctctttctctctctctttctctctctctctctttcgctttctctctttctctctctttctctctttcctctctctcctctttctctctctctctctttctctctctctctttctctctctactctttctctctctctcttgctctctctctcctttctctctctctctctttctctctctctctttcttctctctctctttctctctctctctcgtctctctctttctttcttttctctctctctctctctctctctctcttctctctctctctctcttctctctttctctctttctctcttctctctctctctctttctctactttctctctttctctcttctcttctctctctttctctctttctctctttctctctctctcactctttctctttctctcttttctcctcttttctctctttctctctcttctctctctctcctttctctctcctctctttctctttctctctctttctctctctttctctcttctctctctttctctctctcttctctctctctctctttctctttctctctttctctctctttctctcttctctctctctctctttctctctctctctcttctctcctcttcttctctctttctctcttctctctttcctctcttgctctctctctctttctctctttctctctctctcttttctcttttctctcttttctctcattatctctctctctctctctctttctctctctctctctctcttttcttctctctctctctttctctctctctctcgctttctctcctctctctctctctctttctctcatctctctctttctctcctttctcttctttctcttctctctctttctctctctctctctctctctctctctctttctctctctttctctctctctctctctttctcttcctcttctttctctctctctctctctctttctctctcttagctctctctctctttctctctctattctctctctttgctctctctttctctctcttttactctctctttctctctctttctctctacttTTCTTCCTCTCTTTCACGTCTCTATCATCTCTTCTTTCTCTCCTTcctcctctttctctctctttctcgctctttctctcttttctctctctttctctttctctcttctctctctctctctttctcttttctctctctttctctctcttctctctctttctcttttctctctttctctctcttctctcttctctcttctctctcctctctctctttctcctctctttctctcttcttttctctctctctctttctctttctctctctcctctctctctcttctgctctctttctctcttctctcttctctctctcttttctctctttctctctttctctctttctctctttctctctttctctcctctccttctctttctctctttctctctcttttctctctctctctctctcttctctctctctctctctctctttctctctctctctcttctctttctcttctctcttctctttcttctctttctctcttctctctcttctctctctctctctctttctctctctactttctctcttctctcttttctctctctctctctctctctctctctttttctctttcctcTCTCGCTCTTTCTCTCttatctcttctttctctttctttctctcttttctcttttctttctctctctctctctttctctctctttctctctttctctctttctctcttctctctttctctctttctcatctttctcttctttctctcttttctctctttctctctttctctctttctctctttctctctttctctcttctctctttctctcctctcttctctctctctctttctctcctttctccttcttcctttctctctctttctctctctttctctctcttttctcctctcttttcttctcttctctctctctctctctactctttTCTCGTTTCCTCCTTATCCgctctctctgctttctctctccctctctttctcttctctctttctctctctttctctcttctctctcctctctctctctctttcctcctctctctttctctttcctctctctttctctctctttctcctctctctctttctctctctctttctctcctctctctttctcttctcctttcctctctctttcctctcttttctcctctctctctctttctctcttctctctcttttctctgctctctctcttttctctctttctctctaattctctctttctctcttctctcctttccttttcagcTCTTTTCTCCTCGaatctctcttctctctttctctcttttctcttctcttctctcctctcccattctctctttctcctccctctctctctctactttCCTCTCTCCgtcctttctctctctttctctctttctctaccTCTTTCTTCCTCTTCTCTCTTACtcatcttttctctctctcttctcctttctcttcttcttctttcctctccttttctctctttttgtttctctcttcctctctccctctctccttctcgctctttctctctcttctctcttctctctctctctctttctctctcttcctcttctactcctctctctctcttttcttctctctttctctctcctttctctttcactcctctttctctctcttctctctcttctctccctcttcttctccttcctctctctttcctctctcctatttcctctcttctcttctttcctctcctctttttttccttttccttttcttgtcctttttttttttctcttctttcttctcttctcctctctttctctctcttctcctcttTCTcattctctctatttctctctctctctctttctctctttctctctctttctctctctttctctctctttctcattctctctttctctctcctctctttctctctttcctctctctttctctctcttctctctctttctctctctttctctctctctctttctctttctgctctctctctctctctctctcctctcttctttctctcgttctctctttctcttactttctctctttctctctttctctctttctctctttctctctttctctttctctcttctctctttctctctttctctctttctctctctctttctctctctctctctctctctctctctctctctctctctctctctctctctctctctttctctcttttctctctttctctctttctctctttctctctttctctctttctctctttctctcttctctctctctctctcttctctctctctttctctctctcttctctctctcttctctctctctctctctctctctctctttctctctttctctctctctctctttctctctttctctctttctctctttctttctctctttctctttctttctctctctctctcttctctctctttctctctttctctctttctctctttctctctttctctctttctctctttctctctttctcttttctctctttctctctttctctcttctctctttctctctttctctctttctctctttctctctcttctctctctctctctttctctctcttctcttctctctctctttctctctctttctctctctttctctctctttctctctctttctctctctttctctctctttctctctctttctctctctttctctctctttctctctctttctctctctttctctctctttctctctcttctctctctttctctctctttctctctcttctctctctttctctctctttctctctctttctctctctttctctctttctctctttctctctttctctctttctctctttctctcttctctctttctctctttctcttctttctctctttctctctttctctctttctctctttctctctttctctctttctctctttctctctttctctctttctctctttctctctttctctctctttctctctttctctctctctctctttctctttctctctttctctctctctctctttctctctctctctctctctctttctctctctctctctctctctctttctctctttctctctttctctctttctctctttctctctttctctctctttctctctttctctctctttctctctttctctctctctctttctctctctctctctttctctctctctctctctctctttctctctctctctctctctctctttctctctctctctctctctctctctttctcttctctctctttctctctctttctctctctctctctttctctctctctttctctctctttctctctttctctctctctctctttctctctctctctctttctctctctctctctttctctctctctctttctctctctctctttctctctctctctctttctctctctctctctttctctctctctctttctctctctctctctttctctctctctctctctctctctttctctctttctttctttctctctctctctctctctctctctctttctctctttctctctttctctctttctctctctctctctttctctctttctctctctctctctctctctctttctctctttctctctttctctctctctctctttctctttctctctttctctctctttctctctttctctctctctctctctctctttctctctctctctctttctctttctctctctttctctctctttctctctctctctctttctctctctctttctctctctctctctttctctctctctctctttctctctctctctctttctctctctctttctctctctctctttctctctttctctctttctctctctctctctctctctttctctctctctctctttctctctttctctctttctctctttctctctttctctcttattctctttctctctttctctctttctctctttctctctttctctctttctctctctctctctctctctctctctttctctctctctctttctctctctctctctttctctctctttctctctctttctctctctttctctctctttctctctctttctctctctctctttctctttctctttctctctctctctttctctctctctttctctttctctctctctctttctctctctctttctctttctctctctttctctctctttctctctctctctctctttctctctctctctctctctttctctctctctctctttctctctctctctctctcttctctctctctctctctctttctctctctctctctctttctctctctctttctctctctctctctttctctctttctctctttctctctctctttctctttctctctctttctctctctctttctctctctctttctctttctctctctttctctctctctttctctttctctctctctttctctttctctctctctttctctctctctttctctctctctttctctttctctctctttctctctctctctttctctctttctctctttctctctttctctctctttctctctctctctctttctctctctttctctctctctctctctctctctctctctctctctctctctttctctctctctctctttctctctctctttctctctcttctctttctctctctctctctctttctctctcttttctctctctttctctctctttctctctctttctctctctttctctctctttctctctctttctctctctctctctctttctctcttctctctctttctctctctctctctctctctttctctctctctctctctctttctctctctctctctctttctctctcttctctctctctctctttctctctctctctctctctctttctctctctttctctctctttctctctctttctctctctttctctctctttctctctctttctctctctttctctctctttctctctctttctctctctctctctctctctctctttctctctctctctctctctttctctctctctctctctttctctctctctctctctttctctctctctctctctctctttctctctctctctctctttctctctttctctctttctctctttctctctttctctctttctctctttctctctctctctctctctctctctttctctctctctctctctctctctctctctctctctctctctctctctctctctctctctctctctttctctctctttctctctctttctctctctttctctctctttctctctttctctctttctctctttctctctctttctctctctttctctctcttttctctctctttctctctctttctctctctttctctctctttctctctctttctctctctttctctctctttctctctctttctctctctttctctttctctttctctttctctttctctttctctctctctctttctctctctttctctctctttctctctctttctctctctttctctctctttctctctttctctctctctttctctctctctttctctctctctttctctctttctctctctctttctctctctctttctctctctctctctctctttctctctctctctctttctttctctctctttctttctctctttttctctctttttctctctttttctctctttttctctctttttctctctttttctctctctctctttctattgtCCTAAAGGGGCACTATACCCTGGAAGTGCATCTCGAACATATGTTAAGTGCTACAGGGTTATTGGGGGAGGAGGAAGCAGGGACATTCTCATGTGCTCTTctaatgaaatatattattttttgtttagggTGCTACGCTCAATGCCAGCCAGAGCTCCTTATAAAATAGACCATACTGTGTTTGTGTGTTATAGTGACCTTGGATAGTAAGTTCATGATAGTAATGATGAATAAGCTCTATAAAGCACTAAAAATATGTTTGTGCTATATAAATGCAGCTTTATTATTACTATATCTCCCAGGTGAATTGCTAATAGATGTGAGATAATATAGTTGTACCTTTTCCcccaaaaatgaaataaagcaggagactttatattttttcttcagtATGAACCGCAACACTGTGAGATACACAATAGTGTTGGTTTGTTCTGTCTGGTAGATGATATATCTGCTCTCCTACTGGCACAGGGGCATCAAAATCATTGTCTTGGTGCAGGTGCAATGACATTAGAACCTTGTACCAAAAACCAGAACTCAACATTGAATTACATATATTGCTGACCATGTGTAAATGTGTACATTAAGATAATGCTAATTTAAGTGGGGAACAATATGGATGATAAAGAAAGATGTGGTTGGAGAGGTTATCACAAGCATCTATTGTTTGTCCCTGAATGTGTGTGATATCTTGCAATAGCATTAGCATCCAGACTGCAGAAAAGCATGACCCATTGGCTCTTTCCTGTGCAAATCAGGGTTCTCTGCATTCATATGTATTTGATAATGCATCTGAATACAGCAAATCTGAAGACTGTTCTTCTTTGCtcgttaaattattttaaaaaatatagaaagtgaGTTTGCTGTACTAGTTGACCTTGGCAAAATCTCTTTCAAATACCATTTTTGTTAgtgtttcttaaaataaaataaaataaaataatacacataatTTACTGAAATAGACATTAGTGCATTTATAGAACTAAAACAATAAAGATtcggaaaaaaaacagatatcaTTAACAGGTCATTGAGATTATAGTAATTAGCCCAATCCAGGTCAATTACCTCTAGTGCTCAATCTCTCCCAATTAATTTAAAGACTTTCGGAAGGTTAATGAAGTGTAACATTACATTGTGCCTGTATGCTCTGACTGCtaattttatttcatacaaagGTTAacgtatgtttatttttatttatagcacATTTTATCACACATTGATTTCAAAGAAGTTTGCCAACCTGAAAAACCTACCCAGAGTTTaccaagttctgtcttttgcttgcTCTTACAGCAGAGGGTGTGATCATTTTCAAAGGTTTATTAATACGCATTTAATGCAATAAAGCAAGACCAGCATTCACCCATATACACATGTTATACTATAGTCCAAAGTAGTGAAAGAATAACTAATAATTATTTGCCAGTCTCTAGGTGGAATAACATCTatatctacagtcatatgaaaaagtttgggaacccctctcagcctgcataataattgactccactttcaacaaaaaaagataacagtggaatgtcttttatttcccaggaacatctgagtactggggtgttttttcTGAACAAGAATTTTTATTGAAGCCATATTTAGTTgtatttaaatcaaatgtgaaaaaaatggctgtgcataaatttgggtacccttgtaatttttctaatttgaatgcatgtaactgctcaatactgattacttgcaacaccaaattggttggattagctcgttaagacttgaacttcataggcaggtgtgtccaatcaggAGAAAAGGTTTttaggtgaccaattgcaagttttgCTTCTATttaactctcctctgaagagtgaccacatgggatcctcaaagcaactctcaaaagatctgaaaacaaagattgttcagtatcatgatttaggggaaggctacaaaaagctatctgaggtttaaactgtcagtttcaaccgtaaggaatgtaatcaggaaattgaaggccacaggcacagttgatgtaaaacccaggtctggcagaaaAATACAGCAGCGGCATATGTGGAAGATTGTAAGAATGGTTCCAGACAACCCAAAGATaccctccaaagacctgcaagaacatcttgatACACGGTGTATacatggtgtatctgtacatcgttctacaatgcaacgcaatttgcacaaagaacatctgtatggcagggtgatgagaaagaagccctttcagcactcacaccacaaacagagctcatttagacaagccacagtcattttggaacaaagtgctttggactgatgagacacaaatttatttatttggtcATAGCAAAAAGcgttttgcatggtggaagaacaaCACCggattccaagaaaaacacctgctaactACTTTCAAATTTGTtgaaggttccatcatgctgtgggctgtatggctagttcagggactggggcccttgttaaagtcaagggtcggatgaattcaacccaattgcaacaaattcttcaggataatgtttagGCACCAGTcataaagttgaagttacgcaggggttggatattccaacaagacaatgaccctaaacacacttcaaaatctaaaAAGGCaattatgcagagggagaagtacaatattctggaatggccatcacagtcccccgacttgaatatcattgaaaatctatgggatgatttgaagctgtctgtccatgctcagcagccatcaaatttaactaaacTGGAGAGACTTTGTATGGACGAacggtcaaaaataccgccatctagaatccagacactcatcaaaggctataggaggtgtctagaggctgttaaatTTGTAAAAGGAGGCTcagctaagtattgatgtaatatatctgttggtgtgcccacatttatgcaccagtctaattttgttatgatgcatattgcatattttctgttaatccaataaactgtcattgctgaaatactactgtttccataaggaatgttatatattaaaaggaagttgctactttgaaagctcagccaatgaaacaaaactccaaagaattaagaaggattcccaaacttttccatatgactatatataaatgatatggaTAAATAAcctctactgtatatctatatcagTGATAGAGTTTAAATATGTTTGTGCAGATTATTTGGCAGGTTTCTAAACATAAGATTAAAACCAAAAAGACACCTTATCCAGAATATGCAGCCGATTGTTTGAGATTGCCCTGTGCCcctcctaaggcatagaggaggggcaggcaatatttgattgacagctgagatttttaattgagtttacaacagctatgaatgctttaataaaaaagaatttggatttcatgtttattttaagaaggacttttgttatacagctttttatgtcctTACCTTTAAGACACATTTTTCCCTTTGGTTACTCAGTTCTGATTTGCTGATAACTGTCTGCATATAATGCAACTGTGTGGCTATTATTATGACATGGTGCTTTAAGAAATGATatgtatgttttctttaattgaaTTTGTGACGTATTGAATGTGTAACTATTTAATATCGAGGCAATGAACTGAAATGTTATAGTGAGGTCATGCAGTtgaattctttatttttgtggttttaaaatcATTTCTCCAGGATAGAAAAGTA
Proteins encoded:
- the LOC121400359 gene encoding LOW QUALITY PROTEIN: golgin subfamily A member 6-like protein 22 (The sequence of the model RefSeq protein was modified relative to this genomic sequence to represent the inferred CDS: substituted 2 bases at 2 genomic stop codons); protein product: RKREKRESREKREKREREREEKREERERKGEEKERGEKEREKEREEKERERERKEKERGGKREREEREERKREKERREREGERKQRERIRRKREKSREREREEKKREEKRERKREKERERKKEKGEKERERREERKREERKREREKERKREREKREKEEKDEKERKREERKREERERRERREKEKKEKREEKEKREREKEREREREERERERKEREREKEKERREREKERKREREKERKEREKREERKRAEERERRERKRKREREKKREREEKEREEREERREKREKERKEKEREERERERKEKEREREERKRKREKREKEERERKKRKRKRERERKREKEREREREREKEREEKEEKGEKERDERKRERERRESEREREREREKKREREREKERERERXXEKREKREKREREREKERESKRGKREERKREEEERRERERKREREKRERERKRERERERERRERERERREK
- the LOC121400360 gene encoding trichohyalin-like, which gives rise to EREKEKEKEKEKEKERERERKREKERERERKREKERERERKREKRERKREKEREREKERKRERERKREKERERERKRERERERERERERERERERERKREREREREREKERKREREKERKRERERERERERERERKRERERKRERERKREREREREREREREKERERERKREKERERERKREKERERERKREKERERERERERERRERKRERERKRERERERERERERKREKRERERERERERKREKERERERKREKEREKREKEREREKEKREKEREKERERERERERERERERERERERKREREKEREREKERKREREREKEREREREREREREREREREREREREREREREKRKREKREREKEREREKEREKERKRERERERKRERERERERERREREEREKEREKRERERREKERKREREKERKREREKREKEREREREREREREREREREREREREKERKREERKRKREREK